A DNA window from Acidobacteriota bacterium contains the following coding sequences:
- a CDS encoding cation transporter translates to MISRGRRLAYLTIIWNSLEGILAVGAGILAGSIALVGFGVDSVIEVSSGAIILWRLVAGDRREKLALRLVGISFLALATYVGFDALKSLAYRELPEASYAGIGIAALSLVVMPWLARAKRKVAASLNSKAMHADSRQTDLCTYLSAILLGGLLLNAIFGWWWADPVAALIMVPIISKEGVDALRGETCDNCHCG, encoded by the coding sequence ATGATTAGTCGCGGGCGTCGCCTCGCGTATCTGACGATCATTTGGAATTCCCTTGAAGGTATTCTTGCGGTCGGAGCGGGAATCCTCGCTGGAAGTATAGCCTTGGTCGGCTTTGGCGTTGACTCGGTCATAGAGGTTTCGTCGGGCGCGATAATCCTTTGGCGGTTGGTCGCGGGTGACCGCAGAGAAAAGCTAGCTCTGCGGCTCGTGGGCATCAGTTTTCTTGCCCTTGCGACCTACGTTGGCTTCGATGCCTTGAAATCGCTGGCTTATCGCGAACTTCCAGAAGCCAGCTATGCCGGAATCGGCATCGCCGCTCTCTCGCTGGTTGTCATGCCCTGGCTTGCGCGAGCGAAACGAAAAGTGGCCGCCAGTCTGAACAGCAAAGCTATGCACGCGGATTCACGCCAGACCGATCTTTGCACGTATCTTTCGGCTATCTTGCTCGGCGGCCTGCTTCTCAACGCGATCTTCGGTTGGTGGTGGGCCGATCCGGTCGCGGCTTTAATAATGGTTCCGATAATCTCGAAAGAAGGCGTTGACGCACTTCGGGGCGAAACTTGTGACAACTGTCATTGCGGATAG
- the dnaK gene encoding molecular chaperone DnaK yields the protein MSKIIGIDLGTTNSVVAVMEGGEPVVITNSEGGRTTPSVVAFTKDGNRLVGQVAKRQAVTNPENTLYSIKRFMGRKYDEVNSEIKQVPYKVEKASNGDVRIDAEGKQYSPPEIAAMVLQKLKQSAEDYLGSKVDKAVITVPAYFNDAQRQATKDAGKVAGLEVLRIVNEPTAAALAYGLDKKKDEIIAVFDFGGGTFDISVLEVGEGVVEVKSTNGDTHLGGDDVDEILVSWIIDEFKKDQGIDLHNDKMALQRLKEAGEKAKVELSSAMETEINLPFITADASGPKHLVMKLTRSKFEQLVEPVLKRLMPPVEQAIKDAGLTAKDIEEIVLVGGSTRIPKVQEMVKNFFGKEPNKSVNPDEVVALGAAVQAGVLGGEKTDILLLDVTPLTLGIETFGGVATPMIQKNTTIPTRKSEIFSTASDNQTSVEVHVLQGERPMAGDNKTLGKFHLVGIPPAPRGVPQVEVTFDIDANGIVNVSAKDVGTGREQKITITASSGLSKEEIDRMMKDAESHAGEDEKKKAVIEGRNRLDGLVYSVEKTMSENKDKVDAAAAGEIEAAIAESKTALSGEDVDAMNNAFERLQTASHKLAEAIYSQTPPPEADGGAGDQASSAAAGADSDGGASASDDNVIDAEYVDVEDEKK from the coding sequence ATGAGCAAAATTATCGGTATCGATCTGGGAACGACCAATTCGGTCGTCGCCGTGATGGAAGGCGGCGAGCCCGTCGTCATCACGAACAGCGAAGGCGGACGTACAACTCCGTCGGTCGTTGCATTCACAAAGGACGGCAATCGTTTGGTCGGCCAGGTCGCCAAGCGTCAGGCCGTTACAAATCCTGAGAACACGCTTTATTCGATCAAGCGTTTTATGGGCCGCAAGTACGATGAGGTCAACTCGGAGATCAAACAGGTTCCATACAAGGTAGAAAAGGCTTCGAATGGCGACGTGCGTATCGACGCCGAAGGCAAGCAGTACAGCCCGCCCGAGATCGCAGCGATGGTGCTTCAGAAACTGAAGCAGTCAGCCGAAGATTACCTCGGGTCAAAAGTCGACAAGGCTGTAATTACTGTGCCTGCTTACTTTAACGACGCTCAGCGGCAGGCAACGAAGGACGCCGGCAAGGTTGCCGGACTCGAAGTTCTACGTATCGTCAATGAGCCGACCGCGGCCGCTTTGGCGTACGGTTTGGACAAGAAAAAGGATGAGATCATCGCGGTCTTTGACTTCGGCGGCGGTACTTTTGACATCTCGGTCCTCGAGGTTGGCGAAGGCGTTGTCGAGGTAAAATCGACCAACGGCGACACTCACCTCGGCGGTGATGACGTGGATGAGATCCTCGTTAGCTGGATCATCGATGAGTTCAAAAAAGATCAGGGGATCGACCTCCATAACGACAAAATGGCCCTTCAGAGGCTGAAAGAAGCCGGTGAAAAGGCCAAGGTCGAGCTCTCGTCGGCGATGGAAACGGAGATCAATCTGCCGTTCATCACGGCGGATGCTAGCGGTCCGAAGCATTTGGTGATGAAGCTCACGCGTTCGAAGTTCGAGCAGCTCGTCGAGCCCGTCCTCAAACGCTTGATGCCGCCGGTCGAGCAGGCCATCAAAGACGCCGGATTGACCGCCAAGGATATCGAGGAGATCGTACTGGTCGGCGGTTCGACGCGTATTCCTAAGGTCCAGGAAATGGTCAAGAACTTCTTCGGAAAAGAGCCGAATAAATCGGTCAACCCGGATGAGGTCGTGGCTCTCGGAGCAGCGGTTCAGGCCGGTGTTCTGGGCGGTGAGAAGACCGACATTCTCCTGCTCGACGTAACGCCGTTGACGCTGGGAATCGAGACCTTTGGTGGCGTAGCAACGCCGATGATCCAGAAGAACACGACCATTCCGACGCGTAAGTCGGAGATCTTTTCGACCGCTTCGGACAACCAGACTTCGGTTGAGGTCCACGTGCTCCAGGGCGAACGCCCGATGGCAGGGGATAACAAAACGCTCGGTAAATTTCACCTGGTCGGCATTCCACCCGCACCGCGCGGGGTGCCGCAGGTCGAGGTTACGTTCGACATCGATGCCAACGGCATCGTGAACGTATCTGCTAAAGACGTCGGCACAGGCCGCGAGCAGAAGATCACGATCACCGCTTCGTCGGGCCTCTCGAAGGAGGAGATCGACCGGATGATGAAGGATGCCGAGTCGCATGCCGGTGAGGACGAAAAGAAAAAGGCCGTGATCGAAGGCCGAAACCGTCTGGACGGTTTGGTTTACAGCGTTGAAAAGACCATGTCCGAGAACAAAGATAAGGTCGATGCTGCAGCCGCCGGCGAGATCGAAGCCGCGATCGCCGAATCCAAAACCGCCCTCAGCGGCGAGGATGTCGACGCGATGAACAATGCCTTCGAGCGTCTGCAAACTGCTTCGCACAAGCTGGCCGAGGCGATCTATAGCCAGACGCCGCCACCTGAAGCGGACGGCGGTGCCGGTGATCAGGCGTCTTCTGCCGCAGCTGGTGCCGATAGTGATGGTGGGGCTTCTGCAAGCGATGATAACGTCATTGATGCCGAGTATGTTGACGTGGAAGATGAGA
- a CDS encoding CDP-alcohol phosphatidyltransferase family protein, which translates to MASNISTQVLTVANMLTFLRIGLIPVFAILLVYHREGWALIVFTIAGVSDGIDGFIARRMKQESELGTIIDPIADKLLMTTAFVMLTLSSVVGNERHLPIPFWVTACVIGRDIGIITIAGTINVMTGFRGFKPSWLGKASTFVQVLGVILIMIAAVFPQLRGFYLPTVYTTVAFFAVVSGIHYIFQVARLRREEEAAKAAD; encoded by the coding sequence ATGGCCTCGAATATTTCCACACAAGTCCTTACTGTTGCGAACATGCTGACCTTTCTGCGGATCGGCCTGATTCCCGTGTTTGCGATCCTACTCGTTTATCATCGCGAAGGCTGGGCGCTTATCGTTTTCACGATCGCCGGCGTTTCTGACGGCATCGATGGCTTTATCGCGCGGCGGATGAAGCAGGAATCGGAGCTCGGGACGATCATTGATCCCATCGCCGACAAACTGCTGATGACGACCGCTTTTGTGATGCTGACGCTATCGAGCGTGGTCGGCAACGAGCGGCATTTGCCAATACCGTTTTGGGTCACGGCGTGCGTCATCGGGCGCGATATCGGCATCATTACCATCGCCGGCACGATAAATGTCATGACCGGCTTTCGCGGATTCAAACCCTCGTGGCTCGGCAAGGCGAGTACCTTTGTTCAGGTACTCGGCGTCATCCTGATCATGATCGCCGCGGTGTTTCCACAGCTTCGCGGCTTTTATCTGCCGACGGTTTACACGACCGTTGCCTTTTTCGCGGTTGTTTCCGGCATTCACTACATCTTCCAGGTCGCTCGACTGAGGCGCGAAGAGGAAGCCGCCAAGGCCGCCGACTAG
- a CDS encoding carboxypeptidase regulatory-like domain-containing protein: MVPNIHKLKLIVLALFILGSLIIVFTGDRSATEVEARSNGSPNARTGAPSEQTCTSCHNSNSGPGTIQILAPATYTPGQTIQITVTQATTDTTRRAWGFQLTALDTATNSKAGTLTATTSFTAVANSSTRQYMNQSGTGVFRGQANGATWTFNWTAPAASVGPVKFYAAGLQADNQDDDTGDQMFLTNLTLSPGAAATPTPTPTPLPPTPTPTPTPLPPTPTPTPTPTPLPPTPTPTPTPLPPTPTPTPLPPTPTPTPTPMPTPTPTPACLPNANALQDGGFESTNAFVNPSWTSVSTTGSTLCSGAGCGLGAVPRTGAGFIRFDGLSDGSSAYTASVQQTVVIPVGSNAVLRYYLKAGMLTAPANSAVTISLGGTVVQTINEPAVADNDYVLRFVDLSAFADGVPRTLSFNYTRPAGTSGSDVVMIDDAALGINCGETAASITGRVLTPNGLGVQNAVVVLIDPNGLRRIATTSSFGIFTFENVPATQVYMIGVRSKRYRYPTRSMLVTANMTNIDFWGLQ; encoded by the coding sequence ATGGTCCCGAATATTCATAAGCTAAAGCTCATCGTTCTCGCCCTATTTATTCTCGGTTCCTTGATCATAGTTTTTACCGGCGACCGCTCGGCCACGGAGGTTGAGGCTCGCTCAAACGGTTCGCCAAATGCCCGCACGGGAGCTCCGAGTGAGCAAACGTGCACCAGCTGTCACAACTCAAATAGCGGCCCCGGAACGATCCAGATATTAGCACCCGCGACCTATACGCCGGGCCAAACTATTCAGATAACGGTCACGCAAGCCACGACCGACACCACGCGGAGAGCATGGGGATTTCAGCTCACGGCGCTCGATACGGCGACAAATTCGAAGGCAGGAACGCTCACCGCCACGACCTCCTTCACAGCGGTTGCAAATTCTTCGACGCGGCAGTATATGAACCAATCCGGAACCGGCGTATTTCGAGGGCAGGCAAACGGAGCAACCTGGACATTTAACTGGACAGCCCCGGCCGCAAGCGTCGGGCCGGTCAAATTCTACGCCGCCGGACTTCAAGCTGATAATCAGGACGATGATACAGGCGATCAGATGTTCCTAACGAACCTAACTCTCTCCCCGGGAGCCGCAGCAACGCCTACACCGACACCAACACCGTTGCCACCAACACCAACGCCAACGCCGACACCGTTGCCGCCAACGCCAACGCCAACGCCGACACCGACACCGCTGCCGCCAACGCCGACGCCGACGCCAACGCCGCTGCCGCCAACTCCAACTCCAACGCCACTACCGCCGACGCCGACACCAACGCCGACACCAATGCCGACGCCGACTCCAACGCCCGCCTGTTTGCCGAACGCGAACGCGCTTCAGGATGGCGGCTTTGAGTCGACTAATGCTTTTGTAAATCCGAGTTGGACGTCCGTCTCGACAACCGGTTCAACTCTCTGCAGCGGGGCGGGGTGCGGACTCGGGGCGGTACCGCGAACCGGAGCCGGATTTATTCGTTTCGACGGCCTCAGCGATGGGTCATCTGCTTACACGGCGAGCGTCCAGCAGACCGTGGTCATTCCGGTCGGCAGTAATGCGGTGCTCAGATACTATTTGAAAGCCGGCATGCTGACTGCCCCGGCAAATTCGGCGGTTACAATTTCTCTGGGAGGCACGGTTGTCCAAACGATCAACGAGCCGGCGGTCGCGGACAATGATTATGTGCTCCGGTTCGTCGATCTGTCGGCATTCGCGGACGGAGTGCCGCGGACGCTGAGTTTTAACTACACACGTCCTGCGGGAACATCCGGAAGCGATGTGGTCATGATCGACGACGCCGCCCTCGGCATTAATTGCGGCGAAACGGCCGCATCCATTACCGGCAGGGTACTAACCCCGAACGGCCTCGGCGTGCAGAACGCAGTGGTAGTCCTGATCGACCCGAACGGCCTCCGTCGCATCGCGACCACCAGTTCGTTCGGCATTTTCACATTCGAAAATGTCCCGGCGACACAGGTCTACATGATCGGCGTCCGCTCAAAACGCTACCGCTACCCAACCCGAAGCATGCTCGTCACCGCCAACATGACGAACATCGATTTCTGGGGACTTCAGTAG